The following proteins come from a genomic window of Candidatus Palauibacter polyketidifaciens:
- a CDS encoding Ig-like domain-containing protein, whose translation MEPTPPTPANGPPMAAAPIPDQTVIEGVTITVDVTGAFSDPDGDALTYTARSSNEAVAAATFSGSELSVTGVSPGAAAITITATDPGGLSASVTFAVEVTAVAPTRLTVTPGTATLTAVGQTVQFSAEVLDQLGRPVSGVSVVWSSGETSVATVGANGRVTAVGNGEATITATSGNASGTALVHVDQMASSVDVSPAADTLTALGDTVRLAAEAVDANGHVVADAEFMWSSTDESVVTVDEDGLATAVDNGSADIRATSDGASGRASLVVVQRAAAVEVLPQMATLSPGDTVRLAATATDANQHAIAGVTFTWTSSDTTIASVNETGLVKALAEGAATIAAVSGVAEGTTEITVSPPPPPPDLTGYYGLESIIGAATGGVELTRPTVSGTLELDQRAPVGTSAVGRYGVTVTTPASVITDQGSYTVHGDRRWEQTGQVSGEGSYAVSGDTLTIIIAEPATASSTTVWVRAAAPPGTWRGLVVEPEDRCSTYDPEDYRHPDALAVEIVAAMDDRIYTPYTGIYYGGLLDVSVDHIVSKTEVHDSGGCTWGRTQRRAFARDLVNLTLASPTLDRGVKAENDAAEWLPDFNRCWYAGAVVAVRRKYELTVDEAERDALEAVLSECTSTEMVFAPESWTIEPMKLGEESGWQVVSAHEPDLGGLGIVSQVAVFCTATYASVDFAFISGGARLEGGAGFNARHTTLVPAQWLVAPLRPVDQIGMHQFPPWGVWTARIDGEQRVDFLVALSLENQEVSIEWPLPGGATTAIYRGGIDARDKIFDVLQRCNGGPADIPALLSGLSHDPTAIRERP comes from the coding sequence GTGGAACCCACGCCGCCCACTCCGGCGAACGGGCCCCCGATGGCGGCGGCACCGATCCCCGACCAGACGGTGATCGAAGGCGTGACCATCACGGTGGATGTCACGGGGGCATTTTCGGACCCGGACGGAGACGCTCTTACGTACACGGCGCGCTCCTCCAACGAAGCCGTTGCGGCGGCCACGTTCTCGGGTAGTGAGCTGTCGGTGACGGGTGTCTCGCCGGGCGCAGCAGCGATCACGATTACGGCGACGGATCCGGGCGGTCTGTCGGCGTCGGTGACCTTCGCGGTCGAGGTGACGGCGGTCGCGCCCACGCGACTGACGGTGACGCCCGGGACGGCCACGCTTACGGCGGTCGGCCAAACCGTGCAGTTCTCGGCCGAAGTGCTGGACCAGCTCGGCCGCCCGGTGTCCGGGGTGTCCGTGGTCTGGTCGAGCGGGGAAACATCAGTTGCGACCGTGGGCGCGAACGGCCGTGTGACGGCAGTCGGCAACGGCGAGGCGACGATCACGGCGACATCGGGGAACGCGTCCGGCACGGCCCTCGTCCACGTGGATCAGATGGCGAGTTCGGTCGACGTTTCGCCCGCTGCCGACACGCTGACGGCGCTGGGCGACACCGTGCGCCTCGCGGCCGAGGCAGTGGACGCGAACGGCCACGTGGTGGCGGACGCGGAGTTCATGTGGTCGTCCACCGACGAAAGCGTCGTGACGGTGGACGAGGACGGTCTGGCGACGGCCGTGGACAACGGAAGCGCGGACATCAGGGCAACGTCGGACGGAGCGTCGGGAAGGGCGTCGCTCGTGGTGGTGCAACGGGCGGCTGCGGTGGAGGTTCTGCCGCAGATGGCGACCCTCTCTCCCGGAGATACCGTGCGCCTGGCCGCGACGGCCACCGACGCCAACCAACACGCGATTGCGGGGGTCACATTCACCTGGACCTCGAGCGATACGACCATCGCATCGGTGAACGAAACGGGCCTCGTGAAGGCGCTGGCCGAGGGGGCGGCGACGATCGCCGCGGTCTCCGGCGTCGCGGAGGGAACGACCGAAATCACGGTCTCGCCGCCGCCGCCGCCGCCGGATCTCACGGGCTACTACGGACTCGAGAGCATCATCGGCGCGGCGACGGGCGGTGTCGAACTCACCCGGCCTACGGTCTCGGGCACGCTGGAACTGGATCAGCGGGCGCCCGTCGGCACCTCCGCGGTCGGTCGCTACGGCGTGACCGTGACCACCCCGGCCAGCGTCATCACGGACCAGGGCTCGTATACCGTGCATGGCGACCGACGCTGGGAGCAGACCGGGCAGGTGTCCGGCGAGGGCTCGTATGCCGTATCCGGCGACACGCTGACCATCATCATCGCCGAACCAGCAACCGCCTCTTCAACTACGGTATGGGTCAGGGCCGCCGCGCCGCCGGGGACGTGGCGCGGGCTCGTGGTCGAGCCCGAGGACCGCTGCTCTACCTACGATCCGGAGGACTACCGGCATCCTGACGCGCTGGCCGTGGAGATCGTGGCCGCGATGGATGACCGCATCTACACTCCTTATACGGGGATCTACTACGGGGGCCTCCTGGACGTCTCCGTCGACCACATCGTGTCCAAGACGGAGGTGCACGATTCCGGCGGGTGCACGTGGGGCAGGACCCAGCGCAGGGCGTTCGCCCGCGATCTCGTGAACCTCACCCTGGCATCGCCGACGCTGGACCGCGGCGTGAAGGCGGAGAACGACGCGGCGGAGTGGCTGCCGGACTTCAACCGCTGCTGGTACGCGGGTGCTGTCGTGGCCGTGCGCCGCAAGTACGAACTCACCGTGGACGAGGCCGAACGCGACGCCCTGGAGGCGGTACTGTCGGAGTGCACGTCGACGGAGATGGTATTCGCTCCCGAGTCGTGGACGATCGAGCCGATGAAGCTGGGCGAGGAGAGCGGCTGGCAGGTTGTGTCCGCCCACGAGCCGGACCTCGGCGGGTTGGGGATCGTGAGCCAGGTGGCCGTCTTCTGCACCGCCACCTACGCGTCGGTGGATTTCGCCTTCATATCCGGCGGCGCGCGGCTCGAGGGAGGCGCCGGCTTCAACGCCCGCCATACCACGCTCGTCCCCGCGCAGTGGCTCGTGGCGCCGCTCAGGCCCGTGGACCAGATCGGCATGCACCAGTTCCCGCCCTGGGGCGTGTGGACGGCCCGCATCGACGGCGAGCAACGCGTCGACTTCCTCGTTGCGCTGAGCCTCGAGAATCAGGAGGTCTCGATCGAGTGGCCGCTTCCCGGCGGCGCCACGACGGCGATCTATCGCGGGGGCATCGACGCCCGGGACAAGATCTTCGACGTCCTCCAGCGGTGTAACGGAGGGCCGGCGGACATCCCGGCGCTCCTGTCCGGCCTCTCCCACGACCCGACCGCCATCAGAGAACGACCGTGA
- a CDS encoding Ig-like domain-containing protein, producing the protein MVVGGTVTQDVAGYFRDDDGDALTYAASSSNSDVATVSMEGTVATVTAVAVGNAVVTVTASDPDGASAAQAFGVEVKDEDEGVQQATVTIFGLREVGDRNTSVDPSNVAGDISVLLDVQYNDETVTGVDLMLGDEVISCRGASSDAAAPTGVVPGVADSGSSVEIECFFDTDQVAGECMGMQLDPRFANGVHELGARITTSDGSTREALATQMITLKNSNYVMIDHNPGGTSLVVSGVTYYGGPSSDDNLNTFDVCPVAFDGTMVGAIGLRGMTDTMKGDGSYGDNLSFRTHRTGRYGEYNGARRTDSEAPFTWTVLSSQNALTEDRAMDGHGGHWIIQDGTISDPDGLDITDKFMPGDMENDLTKIGPVYFDFASPRLGGADAPSEVQIGGAAVVAGTYYSDVKSGRAQSVSVSNVTEMGSGGARGNNTQVIAVGDCSVGANVDGGRAGAGTPFVAVVDDANVVGDIPEDDAVAGELSDDGGVDCYTAELQSLTDPLGNSRSMSTVRIQTAGHFGVDRGSPVIDDQEPDEVLVLKGGSMLTFEVEDPDLETGEAGTGVNAAGILAWAGSSRSRAYWIGDSFVSESDGLVMIPTHVGRTSRVGASAGEDGRHTVSVAVPDGSSPANYGVTSFTFVRDTKDPEFVVSKSQSDIGFTNSPSVLATVGGVISDGSVIQKAELSIRKIAAAGDACASGDTLSQGRTGRVARNKRDLENDTNSIEFDESFTIRRPTGTGAGPETYCFLLDVEDSATDSDGRGDGNGALYDVGQFSVQWPEGPAPPPPGPTFEFQTRTDDADPATATAADSLSVGEGATTDNVYHVTLKDAPSSATYPLALMIDGPATVTAAESGGGTLEFASATDTVSVAVTNAHDLNIMSEMHSLTHKATGFDDTDFAVRVMDDDYAISVNTPSVREDDDAVKVAVTLTGAPNASPISVQFTAGGAATADDFTAITAIDMTIPAGMTSVTDTVEVDATDDGNQDEQNDSISVNVSGSAPAAVYYAPAEIMIIDDDPDIQLSLSQSAAAEGDGAVTLTITATAKSAVSGIVTASVAIAGADGAVADTDYTATTPVELRIDAGGTVGTATTTVTILDDADDDDGETIEFTAANVTIGAKAYTFGSVKLAITDNDDS; encoded by the coding sequence GTGGTCGTGGGTGGTACGGTCACGCAGGACGTGGCCGGCTACTTCCGCGACGACGATGGCGACGCACTGACCTACGCCGCGTCAAGCTCGAACTCCGACGTGGCGACGGTCTCCATGGAGGGCACGGTCGCGACGGTCACGGCTGTGGCCGTGGGTAACGCGGTTGTGACAGTGACGGCCAGCGACCCGGACGGCGCCTCCGCGGCGCAGGCGTTCGGCGTTGAGGTCAAGGACGAGGACGAGGGGGTCCAGCAAGCGACCGTGACGATCTTCGGTCTGCGGGAAGTCGGCGACCGCAACACTTCGGTCGACCCGAGCAACGTGGCCGGCGACATCTCCGTCCTTCTCGACGTGCAGTACAACGACGAGACGGTGACGGGCGTCGACCTCATGCTGGGCGACGAGGTCATCTCCTGTCGCGGCGCTTCGAGCGATGCCGCCGCACCGACCGGCGTGGTGCCGGGTGTTGCCGACTCCGGCAGCTCGGTCGAGATCGAGTGCTTCTTCGACACCGACCAGGTGGCCGGCGAGTGCATGGGCATGCAGCTCGATCCCCGGTTTGCCAACGGAGTGCACGAACTCGGCGCGCGGATCACGACGTCCGACGGGTCGACACGCGAGGCCCTCGCCACCCAGATGATCACGTTGAAGAACTCCAACTACGTGATGATCGATCACAATCCCGGTGGCACGTCGCTCGTCGTTTCGGGCGTGACGTACTACGGCGGTCCTTCCAGCGACGACAACTTGAACACGTTCGACGTGTGTCCGGTGGCCTTCGATGGGACGATGGTTGGTGCGATCGGCCTGCGTGGCATGACGGACACGATGAAGGGCGACGGCTCGTACGGTGACAACCTGTCCTTCCGGACCCACCGGACGGGGCGCTACGGCGAGTACAACGGCGCACGTCGCACGGACAGCGAAGCGCCGTTCACGTGGACGGTTCTGTCGAGCCAGAACGCCCTCACCGAGGACCGGGCAATGGACGGTCACGGCGGGCACTGGATCATCCAGGACGGCACGATCAGCGATCCCGACGGGCTCGACATCACGGACAAGTTCATGCCGGGCGACATGGAGAACGACCTGACCAAGATCGGCCCGGTCTACTTCGACTTCGCTTCGCCGCGGCTCGGTGGCGCAGACGCGCCATCCGAAGTGCAGATCGGCGGTGCAGCCGTCGTCGCGGGGACATACTACTCCGACGTGAAGAGCGGCCGGGCGCAGAGCGTCTCCGTCTCCAACGTCACTGAAATGGGTTCCGGTGGTGCGAGAGGAAACAACACCCAGGTCATCGCGGTCGGTGACTGCTCCGTCGGGGCCAACGTTGACGGCGGCCGGGCGGGCGCGGGCACGCCGTTCGTGGCCGTGGTCGACGACGCCAACGTGGTCGGCGACATCCCCGAGGACGATGCGGTCGCCGGAGAGCTGAGCGACGATGGCGGCGTGGATTGCTACACCGCCGAGCTGCAGTCTCTGACCGACCCGCTGGGGAACTCGAGGAGCATGAGCACGGTTCGGATCCAGACGGCCGGGCACTTCGGCGTCGACCGAGGGAGTCCCGTGATCGACGATCAGGAGCCCGACGAGGTGCTGGTGCTGAAGGGCGGCTCCATGCTCACGTTCGAAGTCGAGGATCCCGATCTCGAGACGGGCGAAGCGGGCACCGGCGTCAATGCCGCCGGAATCCTCGCCTGGGCCGGTTCCAGCCGTAGCCGCGCCTACTGGATCGGCGACAGCTTCGTGTCGGAGAGCGACGGACTGGTCATGATTCCGACGCATGTCGGCCGCACCTCGCGGGTGGGCGCTTCGGCCGGTGAGGACGGCAGGCACACGGTGTCCGTCGCGGTTCCGGACGGCTCATCGCCCGCCAACTACGGGGTGACGAGCTTCACCTTCGTGCGCGACACGAAGGATCCGGAGTTCGTGGTGAGCAAGAGCCAGTCGGACATCGGCTTCACCAATTCGCCCTCCGTGCTCGCGACCGTCGGCGGCGTCATCTCCGACGGTTCCGTGATCCAGAAAGCGGAGCTGAGCATCCGGAAGATCGCGGCAGCCGGCGACGCCTGCGCATCCGGCGATACGCTCTCGCAGGGCCGGACGGGTCGCGTGGCCCGCAACAAGCGGGATCTCGAGAACGACACGAACTCGATCGAGTTCGATGAGTCGTTCACGATCCGGAGGCCCACGGGTACGGGCGCCGGTCCCGAGACGTACTGCTTCCTCCTCGATGTCGAAGACTCGGCCACGGATAGCGACGGCCGGGGCGACGGCAACGGCGCGCTGTACGATGTCGGCCAGTTCAGCGTGCAGTGGCCGGAAGGTCCGGCACCGCCACCTCCGGGTCCGACGTTCGAGTTCCAGACGCGAACGGACGACGCGGATCCAGCGACGGCGACGGCTGCCGATTCGCTGAGCGTGGGCGAGGGCGCGACGACCGATAACGTCTACCACGTCACGCTGAAGGATGCGCCGTCGAGTGCGACGTACCCGCTCGCGCTGATGATCGATGGCCCGGCGACCGTGACGGCGGCGGAGTCCGGCGGCGGCACGCTGGAGTTCGCGTCGGCGACGGATACGGTCTCGGTGGCAGTCACCAACGCGCACGACCTGAACATCATGTCCGAGATGCACAGCCTGACCCATAAGGCGACGGGCTTTGACGACACCGACTTCGCGGTGCGCGTGATGGACGACGACTACGCGATCTCCGTGAATACGCCGTCGGTGCGCGAGGATGACGATGCCGTGAAGGTGGCGGTGACCTTGACGGGGGCCCCCAACGCCAGCCCAATCAGCGTGCAGTTCACTGCTGGCGGGGCTGCGACCGCGGATGATTTCACGGCCATCACTGCGATCGACATGACGATCCCTGCCGGTATGACGTCGGTGACGGACACCGTCGAAGTGGATGCCACCGATGACGGCAACCAGGACGAGCAGAACGATTCGATCTCGGTAAACGTCAGCGGAAGCGCTCCCGCCGCGGTGTACTACGCGCCGGCGGAGATCATGATCATCGACGACGATCCGGACATTCAGCTGTCGCTGAGTCAGTCCGCCGCGGCTGAGGGTGACGGTGCTGTAACCCTCACGATCACGGCCACGGCGAAGAGCGCGGTGAGCGGGATCGTCACCGCCTCGGTAGCGATTGCCGGTGCTGATGGGGCTGTTGCGGACACCGACTACACGGCCACGACCCCCGTGGAGCTTAGGATCGATGCGGGAGGAACGGTCGGTACGGCGACCACGACGGTGACGATCTTGGATGACGCCGACGACGACGATGGCGAGACGATCGAGTTCACGGCCGCCAACGTCACTATCGGAGCCAAGGCGTACACCTTCGGTAGCGTCAAGCTGGCGATCACCGACAACGACGACTCGTAA